A part of Myxococcus landrumus genomic DNA contains:
- a CDS encoding RluA family pseudouridine synthase: MAAPDTREHRAPPAARGERIDQYLAGVFTDLTRSRIRGLIDDGHVLVEGRSVKAAMRLRGGEQLTLHVPPPVAAVPLAEELPLAVLHEDKDLVVVDKAAGMVVHPGAGHASGTLVNALLHRVKDLAGVGGELRPGIVHRLDKDTTGCLVVAKNEQALVALQKSFKGREVTKTYLALVHGSPPAEGRIETLYGRHPVHRQRFTGKVREGKPAITLFRVLESFDGAALVEVDLLTGRTHQIRVHLAESGHPLLGDTLYGAGRKPKGEAGAAQERLGRQALHAWRLAFAHPRTGKHLALEAPVPEDFTAALALLQGPEAPPETPPKAPVKKKAPVKKKAAAKKAPAKKKAAAKKATSRKR; this comes from the coding sequence GTGGCAGCCCCTGACACCCGAGAGCATCGCGCTCCGCCAGCAGCCCGCGGTGAGCGCATCGACCAGTATCTCGCCGGCGTCTTCACCGACCTGACGCGTTCCCGCATTCGCGGCCTCATCGACGACGGGCATGTGCTCGTCGAAGGCAGGTCCGTGAAGGCGGCGATGCGCCTGCGCGGTGGAGAGCAACTCACCCTGCATGTCCCTCCGCCCGTGGCCGCCGTGCCCCTGGCCGAGGAGCTTCCGCTTGCCGTGCTCCACGAGGACAAGGACCTTGTGGTCGTGGACAAGGCGGCGGGCATGGTGGTGCACCCCGGCGCGGGCCATGCATCGGGCACGCTGGTCAACGCCCTGCTGCACCGGGTGAAGGACCTGGCCGGAGTGGGCGGAGAGCTTCGCCCCGGCATCGTCCATCGCCTGGACAAGGACACCACGGGCTGTCTCGTGGTGGCGAAGAACGAACAGGCCCTCGTCGCGCTCCAGAAGTCCTTCAAGGGCCGCGAGGTGACCAAGACGTACCTCGCCCTGGTCCATGGCTCCCCCCCGGCGGAAGGGCGCATCGAGACGCTCTACGGCCGCCACCCCGTGCACCGTCAGCGCTTCACCGGCAAGGTGCGCGAGGGCAAGCCCGCAATCACGCTCTTCCGAGTGCTCGAGTCCTTCGACGGCGCCGCGCTGGTGGAGGTGGACCTGCTCACCGGCCGCACGCACCAGATTCGCGTGCACCTGGCGGAGTCGGGTCATCCGTTGCTGGGTGACACGCTCTACGGCGCGGGCCGCAAGCCCAAGGGCGAAGCGGGCGCCGCACAGGAGCGGCTGGGGCGACAGGCCCTACACGCGTGGCGCTTGGCGTTCGCTCACCCGCGCACCGGCAAGCACCTCGCGCTGGAAGCCCCCGTGCCCGAGGACTTCACCGCCGCGCTCGCGTTGCTGCAAGGCCCCGAGGCCCCGCCCGAGACTCCGCCGAAGGCCCCCGTGAAGAAGAAGGCCCCCGTGAAGAAGAAGGCCGCCGCGAAGAAGGCTCCCGCGAAGAAGAAGGCCGCAGCGAAGAAGGCTACAAGCCGGAAACGCTGA
- a CDS encoding HD-GYP domain-containing protein codes for MADNLKVTQSQDENTNEFGREHNEKLQALSRSMVAGLYMLVRSVKMYDPENAVFQKPLHQLQDIINQIIGKEGRLELVGVKDSFYLNSMLVKVDLNSIENQRYLLAEMRAKDVGGFTLTKPVTVPELKNFVWIFSKEQSTTTEEDGLAGRKLLNMRVAKFSKLKEKLDKDMNDPGDLKVDRKKYAMTIYARSVFFLTKYLESVRAGKPINASKALRLVQDFVDISYEQRTHFLGMTTMRREDDYLVYHQVNVALMCIVFGAELGLTKPQLRDLGYIALFHDAGMTTLPEELATKRGALTPEERVAVQRAPLISVRNILMEKGFSRSTLLRVVTTFEHKTDFGTAVRDSRGNIQMIIPKTNLGVYAKIIAICDAYDALTSKRPYRDAYGPEVALMLMWTEMRNKFDPELLEVFMRVMAIQPIKVLSKRQQSLSVSGL; via the coding sequence ATGGCTGACAACCTGAAGGTCACCCAGAGCCAGGACGAGAACACCAACGAGTTCGGGCGAGAGCACAACGAGAAGCTGCAAGCGCTCTCGCGCTCCATGGTGGCCGGCCTCTACATGCTGGTGCGCTCCGTGAAGATGTATGACCCGGAGAACGCCGTCTTCCAGAAGCCGCTGCACCAGCTCCAGGACATCATCAATCAAATCATCGGCAAGGAAGGCCGGCTGGAGCTGGTGGGCGTCAAGGACTCCTTCTACCTGAACAGCATGCTGGTGAAGGTGGACCTGAACTCCATCGAGAACCAGCGCTACCTCCTGGCGGAGATGCGAGCCAAGGACGTGGGCGGCTTCACGCTCACCAAGCCGGTGACGGTGCCGGAGCTGAAGAACTTCGTGTGGATCTTCAGCAAGGAGCAGTCGACGACCACCGAGGAGGACGGGCTCGCGGGTCGCAAGCTGCTCAACATGCGCGTGGCCAAGTTCTCCAAGCTCAAGGAGAAGTTGGACAAGGACATGAACGACCCGGGCGACCTCAAGGTGGATCGCAAGAAGTACGCGATGACCATCTACGCGCGCTCGGTCTTCTTCCTCACCAAGTACCTGGAGTCGGTGCGCGCCGGAAAGCCCATCAACGCCTCCAAGGCGCTGCGGCTGGTCCAGGACTTCGTCGACATCAGCTACGAGCAGCGCACGCACTTCCTGGGCATGACGACGATGCGGCGCGAGGACGACTACCTCGTGTACCACCAGGTCAACGTCGCCCTGATGTGCATCGTCTTCGGCGCGGAGCTGGGGCTGACGAAGCCGCAACTCCGGGACTTGGGCTACATCGCCCTCTTCCACGACGCGGGCATGACGACGCTTCCAGAGGAGCTGGCCACCAAGCGCGGCGCCCTGACGCCCGAGGAGCGCGTGGCGGTGCAGCGCGCGCCGCTCATCTCCGTGCGCAACATCCTCATGGAGAAGGGCTTCAGCCGCTCCACCCTGCTGCGCGTGGTGACGACCTTCGAGCACAAGACGGACTTCGGTACCGCCGTGCGCGACTCCCGCGGCAACATCCAGATGATCATCCCCAAGACGAACCTGGGGGTGTACGCGAAGATCATCGCCATCTGCGACGCGTACGACGCGCTCACGTCCAAGCGGCCGTACCGTGACGCCTATGGTCCAGAGGTCGCGCTGATGCTGATGTGGACGGAGATGCGCAACAAGTTCGACCCCGAGCTGCTCGAGGTCTTCATGCGCGTCATGGCCATCCAGCCCATCAAGGTGCTGTCCAAGCGACAGCAGTCGCTCAGCGTTTCCGGCTTGTAG
- a CDS encoding HEAT repeat domain-containing protein produces the protein MAQPQKTQDASTEAEQSPEVREKVEMARTFAFHLLKGIKQIGMYRHNEARFPEFLGKALESIAQFTEKFGPLSLKVEQQNLMLHGETLFSEDTPLPYKFYRDGIRQLIFRPGLAVEELVTLTLIALSEPERGADDVLAQLWRAGMEHVEYVVVEGFSMDNASEEEVQVEVDKVVGYLYSRLQTNSDDYLRFARVSAEDLDSKLEGVEQIRGLVVSGRHATDELKAKLQREVMEEEGSRLFPKLVSAVFQVVEGGVEDGTLLEEIFVQLLDMLLLQDDFGTVNQIVLKLRALSQKEAGASLAKLLDSFLHRMGEEQRLMRLGESLKGARPKHPADVTRYLQALSRDSIIPLLTVLETLEIPENRALLCDVLSTFARDMPEPFVARLTSDRPQTVRDMVYVLEKSNHPERIKMFGQVLKSPNLVVKLEVLGIIGRGRTGEARRLVTEALTDAVSQVRMLAARLLPEFDRDKAFSDLMRIVREPGFEKRTPDERAAFYTAVGATGTPGALSHMQQLLAVKPSLLNRKRVLDDKLLAIAGLAGACSIQSYKMLQVLIEDRTQPVDLLTAARKAMYQTRKTLFGDSALPEEA, from the coding sequence ATGGCCCAGCCCCAAAAGACCCAGGATGCGAGCACGGAGGCCGAACAGTCTCCGGAGGTCCGCGAGAAGGTGGAGATGGCGCGCACGTTCGCCTTCCACCTGCTCAAGGGCATCAAGCAGATTGGCATGTACCGCCACAACGAAGCGCGCTTCCCGGAGTTCCTCGGCAAGGCACTGGAGTCCATCGCCCAGTTCACGGAGAAGTTCGGCCCGTTGTCGCTGAAGGTGGAGCAGCAGAACCTGATGCTCCACGGCGAGACGCTCTTCTCCGAGGACACGCCACTCCCCTACAAGTTCTATCGCGACGGCATCCGCCAGCTCATCTTCCGCCCCGGCCTCGCGGTGGAGGAGTTGGTGACGCTGACGCTCATCGCCCTGTCGGAGCCCGAGCGCGGCGCCGACGACGTGCTGGCCCAGCTGTGGCGCGCGGGAATGGAGCACGTCGAGTACGTGGTGGTGGAAGGCTTCTCGATGGACAACGCCAGCGAGGAGGAGGTGCAGGTCGAGGTCGACAAGGTGGTCGGCTACCTCTACTCGCGGCTGCAGACGAACTCGGACGACTACCTGCGCTTCGCGCGTGTGTCCGCGGAGGACCTGGACTCGAAGCTGGAAGGCGTGGAGCAGATTCGCGGTCTCGTCGTCTCCGGGCGCCACGCGACGGATGAGCTGAAGGCGAAGCTCCAGCGCGAGGTGATGGAGGAAGAAGGCTCGCGGCTGTTCCCCAAGCTGGTGAGCGCCGTGTTCCAGGTCGTGGAAGGCGGCGTGGAGGATGGCACGCTGCTCGAGGAAATCTTCGTGCAGCTCCTGGACATGCTCCTGCTCCAGGACGACTTCGGCACCGTCAACCAGATTGTGCTGAAGCTGCGCGCGCTCTCCCAGAAGGAAGCGGGTGCGTCGCTCGCGAAGCTGCTCGACTCCTTCCTCCACAGGATGGGCGAGGAGCAGCGGCTGATGCGCCTGGGCGAGTCGCTCAAGGGGGCCCGGCCCAAGCACCCCGCGGACGTGACGCGCTATCTCCAGGCGCTGAGCCGGGACTCCATCATCCCGCTGCTCACGGTGCTGGAGACGCTCGAGATTCCCGAGAACCGCGCGCTCCTGTGCGACGTGCTGTCCACCTTCGCGCGAGACATGCCGGAGCCCTTCGTGGCGCGGCTGACGTCGGACCGTCCGCAGACGGTGCGCGACATGGTGTACGTGCTGGAGAAGAGCAACCACCCCGAGCGCATCAAGATGTTCGGCCAGGTGCTCAAGAGCCCCAACCTCGTCGTGAAGCTGGAGGTGCTGGGCATCATCGGCCGCGGGCGCACGGGCGAAGCACGCCGGCTCGTCACCGAGGCACTGACGGATGCCGTCTCCCAGGTGCGCATGCTGGCCGCGCGACTGCTGCCGGAGTTCGACCGGGACAAGGCCTTCTCGGACCTGATGCGAATCGTCCGCGAGCCGGGCTTCGAGAAGCGCACGCCCGATGAGCGCGCCGCGTTCTACACGGCGGTGGGCGCCACCGGGACGCCCGGAGCGCTCTCCCACATGCAGCAACTGTTGGCGGTGAAGCCGTCCCTGCTCAACCGGAAGCGGGTGCTGGATGACAAGCTGCTGGCCATCGCGGGACTGGCCGGCGCGTGCTCCATCCAGAGCTACAAGATGTTGCAGGTCCTCATCGAGGACCGCACCCAGCCGGTGGACCTGCTCACGGCGGCTCGCAAGGCGATGTACCAGACGCGCAAGACGCTGTTCGGCGATTCGGCGCTCCCCGAGGAGGCGTAG
- a CDS encoding OPT family oligopeptide transporter, with amino-acid sequence MAHGTPPVVDERVPLAQSHESPLYTPFIPPNQSPTEMTLRALLLGSVLGIVFAASSVYLAIKVGLTVSASIPVAVLSIAIFRAMGKSNILENTIVQTTGSAGESLAFGVAAALPALLLLGYDISLTHAFLTAALGGVLGVLMMIPLRQGLIVQEHGKLPYPEGTASADVLIAGQEGGTNARTVIIGFLVGGIYKFAYSGMKLFREVLSTPLKGLKSATLSTEVSPELLGVGYIIGPRVAAITFAGGVLSYLILIPAISFFGSGLDKPLLVHTGTLIRDMSPDQIRNAYVLYIGAGAVATGGLISLIRSLPTIIGAFKRGVESLKASRAHGGAPQMLRTDQDLPITVVLVGSALLVLAIWLAPPLQVNFISALLIIVFGFFFVTVSARITGEIGSSSNPISGMVVATLLVTCLVYLLMGWTSSEDRFMALTTAAIVGIAASNGGTTAQDLKTAFIVGGTPKRQQIALFVGVLTSAMFIGLVLVTLNRGATVTIPEAHPGVQVTELTQETRTQYTFPWAVSADALASRGLDEAALRKAAWAQGYDLASNGGAMELRSWRQVSAQDVGAVTLSPTGGSQVKVADVGSVTQGPERTFKEGFVRGADTPVPAGKYLVDDAGTIQYVVDPGIGGRISTYEGQALTRYAAPKAQLFSLIIDGILTQRLPWDLVLLGVFIALMLELCGVSSLPFAVGVYLPISSSAPLFVGGMVRYFVDRVRGGESDFSPGTLLSSGYIAGGSIAGVLIAFLEIVTDGAGSRAINLPALLGHEGAIGGFLNTVGESEMAHPIWSNIWGLVFFAGITLFLLRSALKGQSAAPSTPHGK; translated from the coding sequence TTGGCCCACGGTACCCCGCCGGTCGTCGACGAGCGTGTCCCGCTCGCGCAATCGCACGAGTCCCCCCTGTACACACCGTTCATCCCCCCGAACCAGTCTCCCACGGAGATGACCCTCCGGGCCCTGCTCCTGGGCTCGGTCCTGGGCATCGTGTTCGCGGCATCGTCCGTGTACCTGGCCATCAAGGTGGGCCTCACGGTGTCGGCGTCGATTCCGGTGGCGGTGCTCTCCATCGCCATCTTCCGGGCGATGGGCAAGTCCAACATCCTCGAGAACACCATCGTCCAGACGACGGGGTCCGCGGGTGAGTCGCTGGCCTTCGGTGTCGCGGCCGCGCTCCCGGCGCTCCTGCTCCTGGGCTACGACATCAGCCTGACGCACGCGTTCCTCACCGCCGCGCTGGGCGGCGTGCTGGGCGTGTTGATGATGATTCCGCTGCGCCAGGGCCTCATCGTCCAGGAGCACGGCAAGCTCCCCTACCCCGAAGGCACCGCCAGCGCGGACGTGCTCATCGCGGGTCAGGAAGGCGGCACCAACGCGCGCACCGTCATCATCGGCTTCCTGGTGGGCGGCATCTACAAGTTCGCCTACTCCGGCATGAAGCTGTTCCGCGAGGTGCTGAGCACGCCGCTCAAGGGCCTCAAGAGCGCCACCCTCTCCACCGAGGTGAGCCCGGAGCTGCTGGGCGTGGGCTACATCATCGGCCCGCGCGTGGCCGCCATCACCTTCGCCGGTGGTGTGCTGAGCTACCTCATCCTCATCCCCGCCATCTCCTTCTTCGGCAGCGGGCTGGACAAGCCGCTCCTGGTCCACACCGGGACGCTCATCCGGGACATGTCGCCGGACCAGATTCGCAACGCCTACGTGCTCTACATCGGCGCGGGCGCGGTGGCGACGGGCGGCCTCATCAGCCTGATTCGCTCGCTGCCCACCATCATCGGCGCCTTCAAGCGGGGCGTGGAGTCGCTCAAGGCCTCGCGCGCGCACGGCGGTGCTCCGCAGATGCTGCGCACCGACCAGGACCTCCCCATCACCGTGGTGCTGGTGGGCAGCGCGCTGCTGGTGCTGGCCATCTGGCTGGCCCCGCCGCTCCAGGTCAACTTCATCTCCGCCCTGCTCATCATCGTCTTCGGCTTCTTCTTCGTGACGGTGAGCGCGCGAATCACGGGTGAGATTGGCAGCTCCTCCAACCCCATCTCCGGCATGGTGGTGGCCACGCTGCTCGTCACCTGCCTCGTCTACCTCCTGATGGGCTGGACGAGCTCCGAGGACCGCTTCATGGCCCTCACCACGGCGGCCATCGTCGGCATCGCCGCGTCCAACGGCGGCACCACCGCGCAGGACCTGAAGACCGCCTTCATCGTGGGCGGCACCCCCAAGCGCCAGCAGATCGCCCTCTTCGTCGGCGTGCTGACCAGCGCCATGTTCATCGGCCTGGTGCTGGTGACACTCAACCGCGGCGCCACCGTCACGATTCCGGAGGCGCACCCCGGCGTGCAGGTGACGGAGCTCACCCAGGAGACGCGCACCCAGTACACCTTCCCGTGGGCGGTGTCCGCGGACGCGCTGGCCTCTCGCGGGCTGGATGAGGCGGCGCTGCGCAAGGCGGCGTGGGCGCAGGGCTATGACCTGGCCTCGAACGGAGGCGCGATGGAGCTGCGCAGTTGGCGGCAGGTCAGCGCGCAGGACGTGGGCGCGGTGACGTTGAGCCCCACGGGCGGCTCGCAGGTGAAGGTCGCGGACGTGGGCAGCGTGACGCAGGGCCCGGAGCGCACCTTCAAGGAAGGCTTCGTGCGCGGCGCGGACACTCCGGTGCCCGCGGGCAAGTACCTGGTCGATGACGCGGGCACCATCCAGTACGTGGTGGACCCGGGCATCGGCGGCCGCATCAGCACCTACGAGGGACAGGCCCTCACGCGCTACGCGGCGCCCAAGGCGCAGCTGTTCTCGCTCATCATCGACGGCATCCTCACGCAGCGGCTGCCGTGGGACCTGGTGCTCCTGGGCGTGTTCATCGCGCTGATGCTCGAGCTGTGCGGCGTGTCCTCGCTTCCCTTCGCGGTGGGCGTGTACCTGCCCATCAGCAGCAGCGCGCCGCTCTTCGTCGGCGGCATGGTGCGCTACTTCGTCGACCGCGTGCGCGGCGGCGAGTCCGACTTCTCGCCGGGCACCCTGCTGTCCTCCGGCTACATCGCCGGCGGCTCCATCGCGGGTGTGCTCATCGCCTTCCTCGAAATCGTCACGGACGGCGCCGGCTCGCGCGCCATCAACCTGCCGGCACTGCTGGGCCATGAGGGCGCCATCGGCGGCTTCTTGAACACGGTGGGCGAGAGCGAGATGGCGCACCCCATCTGGTCCAACATCTGGGGCCTCGTCTTCTTCGCCGGCATCACCCTCTTCCTGCTGCGCTCCGCGCTCAAGGGACAGAGCGCCGCGCCGTCGACGCCTCACGGGAAGTAA
- a CDS encoding RNA polymerase factor sigma-32 translates to MQASTEQSSNSGSLAMYLSEINHYNLLTVEEEQALARTFIRGELAAGHRLVTSNLRFVVKVAYEYRSYGIKMSDLIQEGNIGLMKAVQKFDPDKGIRLISYAVWWIRAYIQNYILKSWSLVKLGTTQAQRKLFFSLARTRRELEKFGNGEAVVNVEEIARRLHVKPGEVREMEQRMGGRDLSLDAPMGEDGGNSHVDFVVSAAAPQDDEFADKEEAGLINARVRTALMRLDPRERFIIEQRVMNERPMTLKELGEHFGFSRERARQLEIRAKDKLKAELAALMAEVDPEAASLQQ, encoded by the coding sequence ATGCAGGCGTCCACCGAGCAGTCGTCCAACTCTGGCTCCCTGGCGATGTACCTCTCGGAAATCAACCACTACAACCTCCTCACCGTGGAGGAAGAGCAAGCACTGGCGCGGACCTTCATCCGAGGGGAGCTGGCCGCGGGGCACCGGCTCGTCACCTCCAACCTTCGCTTCGTCGTGAAGGTCGCCTACGAGTACCGCTCCTACGGCATCAAGATGTCGGACCTCATCCAGGAGGGAAACATCGGCCTGATGAAGGCGGTGCAGAAGTTCGACCCGGACAAGGGCATCCGCCTCATCTCGTACGCGGTCTGGTGGATTCGCGCGTACATCCAGAACTACATCCTCAAGAGCTGGTCGCTCGTGAAGCTCGGCACCACGCAGGCACAGCGAAAGCTGTTCTTCAGCCTGGCGCGCACCCGCCGCGAGCTGGAGAAGTTCGGCAACGGCGAGGCCGTGGTGAACGTGGAGGAGATTGCTCGCCGACTGCACGTGAAGCCAGGCGAGGTCCGGGAGATGGAGCAGCGCATGGGCGGCCGGGACTTGTCCCTGGACGCGCCCATGGGCGAGGACGGCGGCAACAGCCACGTGGACTTCGTGGTCAGCGCCGCCGCGCCCCAGGACGATGAGTTCGCCGACAAGGAAGAGGCGGGCCTCATCAACGCCCGCGTCCGGACCGCGCTGATGCGCCTGGACCCTCGCGAGCGCTTCATCATCGAGCAGCGGGTGATGAACGAGCGCCCCATGACGCTCAAGGAGCTGGGCGAGCATTTCGGGTTCTCCCGGGAACGGGCCCGCCAGTTGGAGATCCGCGCCAAGGACAAGCTGAAGGCGGAGCTGGCGGCGCTGATGGCGGAGGTGGACCCAGAGGCGGCGTCCCTGCAGCAGTAG
- a CDS encoding transglutaminase TgpA family protein, producing MRQGARLRLVLRDLASGCAFASMAVSGQLPLWTLGLYAVGLVAALAGKRLFARRAKLTALLLLGVAAVLVVNVTAGALNLVVAACAFAGLISAHRLLSAPDPATDGQVHLSGLLMVAGGAALSGELVYGMFLIAFGVLASLSLALGVVEAAVPDGEPLPVRAVMRPLSTGVGFAVAGAMAFFILFPRLNWNMTGPRAAPGLGPATTGFSNTVRLGGTGTIKGNPRVVLRATLNPDPGVDALGAYWVGRTYDIFDGQEWTSAGGVKRPREPLLTLRPGGDNLVHQRVELLPAYGGQTLIALETPSRLGNAVANSTTGSRRTHLQEMYGGEARFVESGLSYSYEAYSLQPGGSGDSFRRLPSVEQDALLALPEVLDPRVAQTAARILNGEREPLAAAQKLAAWLQREFTYTLELSGDREDPLADFLFERKAGHCEHFATALTLMLRTQGIRARLATGFFGGERVNDAYIIRAGDAHAWTHVLVPERGFVTVDATPPAHRPSQGSKWVQQLLALYEALESRWRNSVVDYSFRDQVDVARALVRPPKGSEKAEHSRLPPPRAWGAALVAGLVVYAAWRGVMRLVGRPRPLDATRFVDAVEAVLASAEVSRRAEETLEELDARLARDHHPLTGALSPVTRRYLEARFGGRPLRQGEARQLLRALEDAVTQHTRLMARASRAS from the coding sequence ATGAGGCAAGGCGCGCGGCTGCGGCTGGTGCTCAGGGACCTGGCCTCCGGATGCGCCTTCGCGTCCATGGCGGTGTCGGGACAACTGCCGCTGTGGACGTTGGGCCTCTATGCCGTGGGACTGGTGGCGGCGCTCGCGGGCAAGCGCCTGTTCGCCCGCCGCGCGAAGCTCACCGCGCTCCTGCTGCTGGGCGTCGCCGCGGTGCTGGTCGTGAATGTCACCGCGGGAGCCCTCAACCTGGTGGTGGCGGCGTGTGCCTTCGCGGGCCTCATCTCCGCGCACCGGTTGTTGTCGGCACCGGACCCGGCCACGGACGGACAAGTTCATCTGTCGGGGCTGCTGATGGTCGCGGGCGGCGCGGCGCTGTCCGGCGAGCTCGTGTACGGCATGTTCCTCATCGCGTTCGGCGTGCTGGCCAGCCTCTCGCTGGCGCTGGGCGTGGTGGAGGCCGCCGTTCCAGACGGCGAGCCGCTCCCCGTGCGCGCGGTGATGCGTCCCCTGTCCACCGGCGTGGGCTTCGCCGTGGCCGGGGCCATGGCCTTCTTCATCCTCTTCCCCCGGCTCAACTGGAACATGACGGGGCCTCGCGCGGCCCCGGGGTTGGGGCCGGCCACCACGGGCTTCTCCAACACCGTTCGACTGGGCGGCACGGGGACCATCAAGGGCAACCCGCGCGTCGTCCTGCGCGCCACGTTGAATCCAGACCCGGGTGTCGATGCACTGGGGGCCTACTGGGTGGGCCGCACCTACGACATCTTCGACGGACAGGAGTGGACGAGCGCGGGCGGCGTGAAGCGCCCGCGCGAGCCGCTGCTGACGTTGCGTCCCGGCGGAGACAACCTGGTCCACCAGCGCGTGGAGCTGCTGCCCGCCTATGGGGGCCAGACGCTCATCGCACTGGAGACACCGTCGAGGCTGGGCAACGCGGTGGCCAACAGCACCACGGGCAGCCGCCGCACCCACCTCCAGGAGATGTACGGAGGCGAGGCTCGCTTCGTGGAGTCCGGGCTCTCCTATTCGTATGAGGCCTACAGCCTTCAACCAGGAGGCAGCGGAGATTCGTTCCGGAGGCTTCCATCGGTGGAGCAGGACGCGCTCCTCGCGCTCCCCGAGGTCCTGGACCCTCGCGTCGCCCAGACAGCGGCGCGCATCCTCAACGGCGAGCGCGAGCCCCTGGCCGCCGCGCAGAAGCTGGCCGCCTGGCTCCAGCGCGAGTTCACCTACACGCTGGAGCTGAGCGGAGACCGTGAAGACCCGCTGGCGGACTTCCTCTTCGAGCGCAAGGCGGGCCACTGCGAGCACTTCGCCACCGCGCTCACGTTGATGCTGCGCACGCAGGGGATTCGCGCGCGGCTGGCCACCGGCTTCTTCGGCGGCGAGCGAGTGAATGACGCGTACATCATCCGCGCGGGCGACGCCCATGCGTGGACCCACGTGCTGGTGCCCGAGCGGGGCTTCGTCACGGTGGACGCGACGCCCCCGGCGCATCGCCCCAGCCAGGGCTCGAAGTGGGTCCAGCAGTTGCTGGCCCTGTACGAAGCCCTGGAGTCTCGCTGGCGGAACTCCGTGGTCGACTACTCCTTCCGCGACCAGGTCGACGTCGCGCGCGCCCTGGTGCGCCCGCCGAAGGGCTCCGAGAAGGCCGAGCACAGCCGCCTCCCTCCACCCCGAGCCTGGGGCGCCGCGCTGGTGGCCGGACTGGTCGTCTATGCCGCGTGGCGGGGCGTGATGCGCCTGGTGGGGCGGCCGCGGCCGCTCGACGCCACACGCTTCGTGGACGCGGTGGAGGCCGTGCTCGCCTCGGCCGAGGTCTCACGCCGCGCGGAGGAGACACTCGAGGAGCTCGACGCGCGGCTCGCGCGCGACCACCACCCGCTCACCGGTGCGCTGTCGCCCGTCACGCGCCGCTACCTGGAGGCCCGCTTTGGGGGCCGCCCCTTGCGACAGGGTGAGGCCCGGCAGTTGCTGCGCGCGCTCGAGGATGCCGTCACGCAGCACACGCGGCTGATGGCCCGGGCCTCGCGCGCATCTTGA
- a CDS encoding DUF58 domain-containing protein, whose amino-acid sequence MKRKQKQRWARLRAWLTPPRTLKVTRIGRTYLVVTFGVGLGALNTGNNLLYLLLGLLLSMVVVSGVLSERCLRDLSVRRVGTDEAFAGEPFAFRWAVSRKQGHAFALSLSEEDAPLLGGGGVGHLPAGVEHVVRANLTAPRRGPVRLSGVRVTTTWPLGLFAKTRVLKVEGLLLVYPRRGYACQDPGDAERGPVGDAGNPRRNDGSGDVTGLRELAEGEDARRIHWLKSASVGKLLRVEREREERRTWMLAVEPGLEGDVLERRCEEVAALSHRLLGEGHEVGLDTGKRRLRAGAGSAQERRILRALAWLGFEGDGEEKDEEAA is encoded by the coding sequence GTGAAGCGGAAGCAGAAGCAGCGCTGGGCGCGGCTTCGCGCCTGGCTCACCCCGCCGCGCACCCTGAAGGTGACGCGCATCGGCCGCACCTATCTGGTGGTGACGTTCGGCGTGGGCCTGGGCGCGCTCAACACCGGCAACAACCTGCTGTACCTGCTGCTCGGCCTGCTGCTGAGCATGGTGGTGGTGTCGGGGGTCCTCTCGGAGCGGTGTCTCCGGGACTTGTCCGTGCGGCGCGTGGGCACGGACGAAGCCTTCGCGGGGGAGCCCTTCGCGTTCCGCTGGGCCGTCTCCCGCAAGCAGGGCCACGCCTTCGCCCTCAGCCTCTCGGAGGAAGACGCGCCTCTCTTGGGTGGAGGTGGCGTGGGCCACCTGCCCGCGGGTGTGGAGCACGTGGTGCGGGCCAACCTCACCGCGCCTCGACGAGGCCCCGTGCGCCTGTCGGGGGTGCGGGTGACGACGACGTGGCCGCTGGGGTTGTTCGCCAAGACGCGGGTGTTGAAGGTGGAAGGGCTGCTGCTCGTCTATCCCCGGCGCGGCTATGCCTGTCAGGACCCGGGCGACGCGGAGCGAGGCCCCGTGGGGGATGCGGGCAATCCCCGCCGCAATGACGGCAGCGGAGATGTGACGGGCCTGCGGGAGCTCGCCGAGGGAGAAGATGCCCGGCGCATCCACTGGCTCAAGAGCGCGTCGGTGGGGAAGCTGCTGCGCGTGGAGCGCGAGCGCGAGGAGCGCCGCACCTGGATGCTGGCGGTGGAGCCGGGCCTCGAGGGTGACGTGCTGGAGCGCCGCTGCGAGGAGGTGGCCGCCCTGTCCCACCGGCTGCTCGGCGAGGGCCATGAGGTGGGCCTCGACACGGGCAAGCGGCGGCTGCGTGCTGGCGCTGGCAGCGCACAGGAGCGGCGCATCCTCCGCGCCCTGGCGTGGCTGGGCTTCGAGGGCGACGGCGAGGAGAAGGACGAGGAGGCGGCATGA